aataatcatttcgttaaaaataattgatcgtaaataagcagtttttttatagtaatttcTTCTTTGCCTTAAAAGGATTATCACTAGCAGAAGTCTTTCATATATAAGTCTTTTAAGGCAAGACACATTGAGTCATTCTATTTTTCCCTGTTCTTTCCAGCTTCAAAagttggttttcttttcttgcacCCCATTCGACGATGCTAAGAGCATTTTCATCCCATGCCTCATATCACTGTTATACCtaaattatagaaaagaatTTAGGAAAAAGCTCAAAAACTCCATTCCATCCCATTTCCTactttaggattttgatttagggGATAAACTAggaaattactattcattccctaaataatcttttattaatattttattctaataaataaaataattttttcttccaatcaattacactttctcttatattcatatttattataattttaactaataagtttaaaaataatttaaataattactaaaatataaaaataataattttaaaaatattatcaaatccgtaaaaaaataatttaaatttttgtttaaaatattcactatagtaaaagttcaaaacataagaaaaaatattaagtagttaagtttgtaaatggaagtaagagaaaaaaataataaagaaagaatagaagaatattattttaatagaatagataaaaaaatagggaatgagatgtaaaatattttttaaaaatgagtaaaatttaggataaaattatagaaaatatcatttttaactgaaatttaagaaaaaatttagaaaaccgAATATGAATCCTCTAATACTCTACTCATTTAATCGATCATTGTCTTATTCCTAATccaattatgattttttttttgagcctTGTGTTATGGCTtattaattaaagaagaaaaacgtATAAGCTTTTGAGGCAGGCTCATGTTTTGAGAGTGTTTTTTGGATCACCGAACCTATCATCTCATGAAATTCTGATTtgccatattttattttgggaaaaagaatATAGACCACCTCAATTTTTTACCCAATTTATCTACAAACTCTCACTTTTGGCCATCAGCCCCTAAActattgagaaattaaaaaaaaaaaaaaactccccattaagttaataaaataaaataaaattttctaaaaattattatattttatgaaaaacaattcatgtttatcatttttctatatattaaaaaattagctttcaaatttatttttaacaaatttttgaTTCTAAAGTTTTTcgaatatctttttttttttaacctttttctcaagtattttctgaatttctatttttagtaAGGGAATTTATGTCAATTAATTCTAGAGAAGTAGATTACAATTCTTTAATAATTGAGGGTGCGATTACCAAATTGAAAGTTTGAGgtgatatttgtatttttttttctttttttttttgtgatagatttcgtttgttttcacaactcatcttaattcatctcatctcattattataacttttctaaattttcacacaaaataatataaacaattcaacattttctaattttaaaataaaaataatattaaaaaaatattttttaataatattttattcaacttttaatttttatctcaactcaactcaattaatctcatctcatcttatttgtgaaaacaaacgaatgcgacctcgtttgtttttatagttaatctcaagtcatcttatctcatctcatcattataattttctcaaatttttacataaaataaaataaaaagtttaattttttaaaatattaaaataaaaataatattaaaaaatatatttgattcaatttttttattttaattttaattcatttaattttatttataaaaacaaacgagaccaacaataatttataagaacATCTGATGCCTTTTTTGCTATttcacaataaaattaaaacaaccatgcaataaatatatttgtcacAAATTTAGGAAAGAGATTGTTATTATAAAGAATCGTTCCCTAAACAAGAAAAGGATGGAGGATGCATGCAAGCAACGCATGCAGTAGCACATCACATTGGCATTGCAACAATTTTAGATGCTTATGACAAGAATCTGGCCCACGCTCCTATCAAATCAATCATGTCATCTAAAACAACGATGTAACATGTTTCCACGCTGACACGAAATTAGAAATctaatttaaatttgtataaaaaaaaatacgaacATAATTTTCTATAGATTCatctcttttattaaataaaatttatattcgtgttaaaatttttaatataaattattaaatcattttcaagaaatcttattccattttatataaaaaaataaaaatttaaaagaattcaatcaccgtatctttaaaaaaaataatacttacaatcgtgaatagtgtcgtacagtcattttaaaaaaaataaataagtacggattcatatgaaaagaaattaattttttaataatgaatcttacttttttttaaaacgattatacgacacttgcacacttcacaattatatgtaatattactcgtctttaaaattagagttttgctactcaacctccaccacactccacacttttttaaattttttaaatttttaatattttttttaaattttttttgagtttattctttttaaattatttcaaattttttattcattattcatataataaatatttaataaaagaaaaaaataataaaaattaaaaataatgtggagtgtggaggttgtgtgaatagtaagaggttgagtagattttttgttaaaattaagaatttattgcaaaatttctttaaattctttcttattttgaatcttattgatttattattaaaataataaaatattgagttCGCAAAGAAGAATAAAGTGATGGCTCATAAAAGAGGCTCCATAATAGCCAGCTTGCACATTCTTAAATCTGGTTTcaaaattcatatcaatttattttatttaattattataattattttaaatttttaaataaaatataataaataattcaatttttttaactctcaaaataaaaataatattttattcaacttttaactcttatttcattttattttatttcaatttattatctaaATCTTACTTTACCCTCTCCATATCTCTCTATTTGTAAGTATTAATGATACTATTGTACcatgcatctagcatttttttatacattttttttttataaatttaatataatgaaaattttgtcaCCCCAaacttttttctcttaaaaaatatctttcacaaaaattaaaactttaaaaataaaattgaagtataggtaatttttttataaataaaaaaggacaataaaatttattttctcaactttttctctcttttaaaagAACAATTCTATACAACTTTCTCATTATccgtatattatatatttttaaaatttttaaatttttttaaaatcgtttataatatttatttatttattttttctctttattgcaGTGAGcacaacaaaggaaaaaagagcACTGCAACGTTTGTAGTAGAAGACACATAAGAGCGGTGAAGTGACTGGAGTCGTTGTCTCATTCACTAGTTTTTGAGGAAGTAATAACAACAACAGAGACTAAGAAAGATTTTCTAGGAAATGAAAATGACAGACAGAGATATAAAGGTTAAGGATTCATAATAAGACCGACTAGATTAGCAAATCGGTGACTATAGATTTAGGAGAAGATAAACCCAAACCGCAAGATGAAAAAGACGTGTGGAAGCTACGATGACAAGAATCAAACAGCAGCAGCAAGTACAGCTATGATAAACATCCAGCTACTTTCATTCCTCCCATGTCCACTTCAGTTTCCGAGAAAAACCCATCAACCGGGCCCTTAAAATGGGGCTGGGAACCGGAGAAGCAGGCTCGGCAACCTTATTATCTTCAGGTGAGAGCAACGTCATGAGTCCCGAAGACAAGACcggcaccaccaccaccaccaacaagGACGTAAGGGACAAGGAAATTGCTCAATACAATGCCGATGCCCGGCTCATGGCTGAGTTTGAGCAGTCTAGTGGTTCGGGTAAGTCTTTTAACTACTCAAGATCAGTACTGCATGCTCCACAATCTGTGCCTGAAGAACAATTAATAACTGCGTATCTGTCCAGAATACAAAGAGGTGGTCTAATTCAGCCCTTTGGATGCTTGCTTGCAATTGAGGAACCCACTTTTAGAATCATCGCTTATAGTGAAAATTGCTTGGAACTGCTGGCTTTAGACAGCCAATTCGAGTCAAAAGAGTTTAAAGGTTTGCTTGGAATTGATGCTAGAACCTTGTTTACGCCTTCTTCAGGGGCTTTATTGGAGAAAGCTGCCTCGTCTAGGGAGATTTCGCTGTTAAACCCTGTTTGGGTCTACTCTACGAGTATCCAAAAGCCATTTTATGCCATACTACATAGAATTGATGTGGGGATTGTGATTGATTTGGAGCCCGCACAGTCGGATGATCCTGCATTGTCCCTTGTTGGGGCAGTGCAATCACAGAAACTGGTTATTCGGGCGATTTCTAGACTGCAGTCAGTCCCTGGGGGAAATATTGGTGCGCTGTGTGATACAGTTGTGGAGGATGTTCAGAAGCTCACAGGATATGACAGGGTTATGGTTTATAAGTTCCATGATGACGATCATGGTGAAGTTGTATCTGAAATCAGAAGATCAGATTTGGAACCCTACTTGGGTTTACATTATCCTGCCATAGATATCCCTCAAGCTGCTCGCTTCTTATTCAAGCAGAATCGAGTGCGAATAATTTGTGATTGCCATGCAAATCCCGTAAGCATCATTCAAAGTGAAGAATTAAAGCGGCCTCTTTGTTTGGTCAATTCAACACTTCGGGCACCACATGGATGCCACACGCAGTACATGGCGAATATGGGCTCCAATGCCTCATTGGTGATGGCAGTTATTATCAATGCAAACGATTCGTCAAAGCTTTGGGGGTTGGTAGTAGGCCACCACACTTCCTCACGCTATGTCCCTTTCCCCATTCGCTATGCATGCGAGTTCCTTATGCTGGCATTTGGACATCAGCTATGCATGGAGCTTCAACTGGCATCACAATTGGcagagaataaaattatcagGACACAAACCTTATTATGTGACATGCTTCTCCGGGATGTCCCATGTGGTGTCGTCACTCAGTCTCCTAGTATCATGGATCTTGTTAAGTGTGATGGGGCTGCATTGCTTTATGATGGGAGATGTTGGCTGGTGGGTGTGACTCCAACTGAATCACAGGTGAAAGATATTGCAGGGTGGCTGCTTACTAATCATGGAGATTCCACGGGACTGAGTACAGATAGTTTGGCTGATGCTGGTTACCCTGGTGCCGCTTTACTCGGTGATGAAGTTTGTGGCATGGCTTCTGCAAGAATCACTTCAAAGGATTTCTTGTTCTGGTTTAGGTCTCACACTGCAAAGGAAGTAATATGGGGAGGAGCCAAGCATCAACCGGATGGTAAAGATGATGGCAAAAAAATGCACCCAAGATCGTCATTTAAAGCTTTTCTTgaagtagtaaaaagtagaagtATGCTTTGGGAGGTTTCAGAAATCAATGCAATTCATTCTCTACAAGTTATTATGAGAGACTCGTTACAGGATATGGAGGACTGTGGTTCTAAGGTATTGAAAAAAATTCAGCAGGGTGATACTGGTATGCAGGGGATATATGAACTCAGTTCAGCGGCATATGAAATGGGTAGATTGATTGAGACAGCTACAGTTCCTATTTTTGGGGTTGATTCGGATGGTCTCATCAATGGATGGAACGGAAAAATTGCTGAATTAATAGGATTGCAAGCTAGCGAAGCCATGGGGAAGTCCCTGGTTAGTGAAGTTGTTCATGAGGACTCACGTGGAACTGTTGAGAATCTTCTATGCAGAGCATTGCAAGGTAAAACCATTTTTAACATTAGTGAATATTCATTGATTGCTACCGGACTCAAATGGCATAGTAAACTATCTTGCCTTCCTAAAATTTGTATGATGCAAAGAGGTTGCTAAATGATGTAACTTATATGACTTGTGTTATCAGTTATTTCATTAAAGATCCAACTGCATTAAAAACCCTATTCCTTAAAGGGAACTCAATGGGGATTTTTCCTTACATGAATACATCCCTTTGGAGCACacaagtatataattttttgtttttttggtgtcatgagcattactTTCAGTTATATGACTGTAAAGATAGAAGTTCTTCTTCATGTCACCGTCATAAATtgttttaggaaaatatttggtAAGATATATGAGAtgcgtgtttatttttttacgtTGTCTCGTAAGTCCCTAGCCTCCATCTTGTTtctctttccatttttcttaGATTTTCCGTATTGGTATAATCTTTAGCCAACTTCTATATTATCCAGGTGAGGAGGACAGAAACAttgaattaaaacttaaaaactttGGGGTTGATCAGAATAAGTCAGTTGTATACATTGTGGTCAATGCCTGCAGAAGTAAGGATTACACAAACAACATTGTCGGTGTGTGCTTTGTTGGTCAAGATGTTACATCGGAGAaagttattatggataaattcATCCGCATGCAAGGGGATTATGAGTCTATCATACAAAGTCTGAATCCATTGATTCCACCTATATTTGCTTCTGATGAGAATGCCTGCTGCTCTGTATGGAATGCAGCCATGGAAAAGCTAACTGGTTGGAGGAGAGATGAAGTCATGGGTAAAATGCTTCTTGGGGAAATCTTTGGAAGTTTCTGTCGGCTGAAAGGTCAAGACACACTaactaaatttatgattttattgtatCGAGGAATTAGTGGTCATGATACTGAGAAGTGCCCTTTTGAGTTTTTTGATAAAGATGGAAAATTTGTGGAGGTAGTCGTAACAGCAAACAAGAGGACTAATGCAGGTGGGCATGTAATTGGCTGTTTCTGCTTCTTGCAGATTGTTAAGCATGAACTGGAACAGGCTTTAGAAGGATGCTGGCAAAAGGATAGGGAACAGCGGTTGGCTTATGTCCGGCAAGAAATGAAAAATCCTCTGAGTGGTATTCGCTTTACCCACAGACTCCTCGAAAATACAGCTGTTTCAGAACGTCAAAAGCAATTTCTTGACACTAGTGATGCATGTGAAAGACAGATCATGACAATCATTGAGGATATGGACTTCGAAAGTACAGGGGAAGGGTGAGTCTTCTTATTGTGGGTCCATGATATGCATGATTTTGGGTCTCAAGTTCTTTACACATAATTGCAACCAATAAACCATAGAAACCAACTAAATATATTATAGCAAAGGAGATTAGAAATCTAAGATCTTCAGTAGAAGGACCTTGCAATTtactttttaagaaaatatatttgcaatcttAAATTgtgtaaccgccgcgtaatcgctttgaaaaaagtgaataaaacatgggatctacacaaaaaaaattaattttttaatagtagactcccaTCTTTTTGAAAGTAATTACGCGACATTTACGAatttcacggttgtatgtagaattactcgaCACCACTTTCTATAGACCTCTCATATTTGTCATGATTCTTGGCACTGATAATGAACCTATGCGGCAATACCTCAAAAGTGTCTAATATCTAATCCTGGTCATGGCAGTAGCCTGCAGCTAAACATGGAAGAATTTCTCTTGGGAAATGTTTTGGATGCCATTGTCAGTCAAGTCATGATCTTGCTAAGAGAAAGGAATTTAAAGCTTTTTCATGAGATTCCAGAAGAAATCAAAGCACTATCTCTGTATGGTGATCAAATCAGGCTTCAACTGGTCTTGTCAAACTTCTTGCTTAATGTGGTGCATTACGCATCTTCTCCTGCTGGCTGggtggaaattaaaatttcaccTGGTCTGAAGCTTATACAGGATGGCAATGAATGTATTCGTTTACAATTCAGGTACCCAACCACAACTTTTCACTTGTGAATATTCACATTGTATGTTAAAAATCCTAGTTGCACATCTCTCTCACACCTCACACACATCTTTTAGACCACTTAATGCAATGATGACCTTTTATCTGTGCGCTTCTCCATTTCCCTTTTCCTTATAATTTTGATCATaatctcctttctttttttttttttggtcgggaaacctctccaaggcagggccgtTCGGACCCAtccctgcagagtaaactccAGTCTTGTGACATAAGAGACAAGACTAGATATTTGATCATAATCACGAGAGGTtgggatagtaagttgagatgagataaattgagatgaaagttgaataaaatattattagaatattattttttaatattattattattatttttggatttaaaaaagttgaattgtttattatattttgtttgagaatttaaaaaagttgtaataattaaatgagatgagatgagatgagatgaaatgtatttttgtatccaaacctacaaaataaataagataaatacaGACTAAAAATTTAATTCTTGTGCATGTAGAATGACACACCCTGGGCAAGGCCTTCCTTCTGCTCTTATCCAAGATATGTTTGAAGGAGGAAACCAGTGGACAACACAGGAAGGCTTTGGGCTCAAGCTGTCTCGGAGACTTCTCGACAGGATGAATGGTCAGGTCCAGTATGTTAGAGAGCATAATAAATGCTATTTCCTCATTGACCTTGAACTTAAAacgaagaaagaaagggaaaaacgtTCACAGGCAGATAAAACCAGGATGACTTGACTGTCAAGCAGATTACCTGCACAGCCAcctcaattatatatatgggtatGTCAGGAAAATTCTGGTAAGACCTCCATggtttattataagttaatcgTTCCCGGGACCATAGTTTTGACTACCAATCCTAGCCATTGATATTCTAACTGTTTCTTTATTATGTGCTGCTGGATTTTTGTATAAACGTTTTgttgatatatgtatatatgcgtGTACACCGTATTCTCCTGTTTAAGGTATTGCTTGGAtggtgagttgagttgagttgacataaaagttgaataaaatattattttttaatattataattgttttaaaatttgaaaaaattaaattgtttagtatattttgtgagaatttaaaaaaattataataataaaataagatgagatgagataaaatgaagcATTTCTTGTATACAAACCGAGTCTAAATATATGTGCTAGTCGATATCTTAGATTTTTATCCATTTAGATAGTAAATGTATCTTATtacatttcatcattataattatttctacacaatataataaataatttaatttttttaaattttaaaataataatattaaaaaaataatattttattcaattttaaacttatTATTCAAACTACACCTCTTATCCGAGTGTAGTATGAATGCATATTTTAAGTTTAAGAATTTAGTGAGGGCATAAGCTAATAGACATCATCAAGAATAAAGTTTATTTTCACgtgccaaatatatatatatatataatttagaacAGGAACCCATAAAAAAAGGAACAGATGAAGGGCTTCTTATCGTGGGAGTTGTTTTCAACATGTACACTTGCTATGTCCGTAATCAGGCAACAATAATTGTGTTTATTGGAATGGCTGTAGggaatatttttacaaaatatatagatataagcaggcatggcatggcatggcatgccTCTACACAACGCGAATTTTCTACTCAAGAACACCGAATACATAGGATCGAACCCACCATCCCcttcccttctctctccccaaaCTATACAATTATGCAGTCCATGCTAAATCGGCCGCCCTCAAAAGCTCACATCTACCCACGTAAACATCAGAATTAACAAGTAATACATCGCCAAATGTCAACATAATGGAGGCCAGACTGAAAAGAGCAGATAAATCATTGTAGCACAAACACTGATACTGCATTTGCCACCTCAGATGATTCAGTTCGCTCATGGTTTGCTGTTGCTCCTCCCTTGTTGCATATTAAGCCAGTGATCTGCACCTCATATCACCAAAATGCTCCTACAGCTTCTTCCAAAGCTCTCTATCAAAACTTGGGAAGTAATAACATacaaaatcttcattttttttttttttttttttgggtgggtgGGGGTTCTGATACTCATTTCTTCCTAGAGATTTATACAGTTGATTATGTACGCAAAAGTTAGTATTCACAGTCACCATCAGTTTGGGCTGAGGATACCGTTAAGAGCTATCTGGCCTGGCCCCTCACCAGAGCCATCCCTTGTCAGGCTTCCTGAAGAATCGCCCAAGTGGGAATCATTCGGCTTCAGGACCTGGACGTTCAAACTGTTGGAGGGAAGATGTTCCAGGATGATCTACATAGAAACATTTGGAAAGCTGGTCAGCAATAGACATGATCTACTTTGTCTTTGTCCTATTAGACCACATAGCCATTGCGTATTTAGATCGATTTACAGAAAATTAACAATTAGAATGGCATCATTTTGAGTACACTTTCAGAGAAAGCTATATCAAGGGAATTCCAACATGCTGGGAAAATTCTTTTAACTTTCAATTCTAGAGTCTATCACTGAGATTAATATCACTACAATT
This genomic interval from Juglans regia cultivar Chandler chromosome 3, Walnut 2.0, whole genome shotgun sequence contains the following:
- the LOC109006910 gene encoding phytochrome E-like; this encodes MGLGTGEAGSATLLSSGESNVMSPEDKTGTTTTTNKDVRDKEIAQYNADARLMAEFEQSSGSGKSFNYSRSVLHAPQSVPEEQLITAYLSRIQRGGLIQPFGCLLAIEEPTFRIIAYSENCLELLALDSQFESKEFKGLLGIDARTLFTPSSGALLEKAASSREISLLNPVWVYSTSIQKPFYAILHRIDVGIVIDLEPAQSDDPALSLVGAVQSQKLVIRAISRLQSVPGGNIGALCDTVVEDVQKLTGYDRVMVYKFHDDDHGEVVSEIRRSDLEPYLGLHYPAIDIPQAARFLFKQNRVRIICDCHANPVSIIQSEELKRPLCLVNSTLRAPHGCHTQYMANMGSNASLVMAVIINANDSSKLWGLVVGHHTSSRYVPFPIRYACEFLMLAFGHQLCMELQLASQLAENKIIRTQTLLCDMLLRDVPCGVVTQSPSIMDLVKCDGAALLYDGRCWLVGVTPTESQVKDIAGWLLTNHGDSTGLSTDSLADAGYPGAALLGDEVCGMASARITSKDFLFWFRSHTAKEVIWGGAKHQPDGKDDGKKMHPRSSFKAFLEVVKSRSMLWEVSEINAIHSLQVIMRDSLQDMEDCGSKVLKKIQQGDTGMQGIYELSSAAYEMGRLIETATVPIFGVDSDGLINGWNGKIAELIGLQASEAMGKSLVSEVVHEDSRGTVENLLCRALQGEEDRNIELKLKNFGVDQNKSVVYIVVNACRSKDYTNNIVGVCFVGQDVTSEKVIMDKFIRMQGDYESIIQSLNPLIPPIFASDENACCSVWNAAMEKLTGWRRDEVMGKMLLGEIFGSFCRLKGQDTLTKFMILLYRGISGHDTEKCPFEFFDKDGKFVEVVVTANKRTNAGGHVIGCFCFLQIVKHELEQALEGCWQKDREQRLAYVRQEMKNPLSGIRFTHRLLENTAVSERQKQFLDTSDACERQIMTIIEDMDFESTGEGSLQLNMEEFLLGNVLDAIVSQVMILLRERNLKLFHEIPEEIKALSLYGDQIRLQLVLSNFLLNVVHYASSPAGWVEIKISPGLKLIQDGNECIRLQFRMTHPGQGLPSALIQDMFEGGNQWTTQEGFGLKLSRRLLDRMNGQVQYVREHNKCYFLIDLELKTKKEREKRSQADKTRMT